Proteins encoded together in one Shewanella acanthi window:
- a CDS encoding MFS transporter: protein MGSLVVPTDLTYSRRSARNLWLRCTLRRSQQEAVASSMMTATSDNFFNAYAIFLGASLAQMGFVTGLPQLFGAFSQLISVWLASHFARRTFIVLCAALQAVVVLAMGALAAFKPEQVVWYFIALAVGYHGFLNLIQPHWRAWMGSIVPERRRGAFFAARTRLTMGASLSVFFIGGGILTYTDSLQMAWLGFTLLFSIAAMGRFVSAWLLLQMHDPDPREPKQRGVFVQSISHFREAWKDKTFRQYSLFVAGMQAMVAISAPFFAVYMLEDLKFTYIEFVVASVASIATQFVTLRFWGRFSDQFGNRLVMIITSCMIPSLPLLWLFSDNYLYILLIQAFSGLAWSGFTLSTANYLYDIRPFRSDFATYAALQAALSAGLVFCGAMLGGAIASHAAAFLLWSGWNTWLSSPIFVVFLVSTFLRALVTLWFIPRSVEPKVRPRPQLLQLIFRIRGFNAISGVSLDWLTVVKRRNNPD, encoded by the coding sequence ATGGGCTCCCTTGTTGTACCTACGGACTTAACTTATTCGCGTCGCAGCGCGCGTAATCTATGGCTAAGATGCACGCTTCGCCGTTCGCAGCAGGAAGCGGTTGCCTCATCAATGATGACGGCGACCAGCGATAACTTCTTCAATGCCTATGCTATTTTCCTCGGCGCGAGTCTCGCGCAAATGGGCTTTGTGACTGGATTACCACAACTTTTCGGCGCATTTTCGCAGTTAATCTCCGTCTGGTTAGCCAGCCATTTTGCCCGCCGCACTTTTATCGTGCTCTGCGCCGCCCTGCAGGCGGTGGTAGTACTCGCCATGGGGGCATTAGCCGCCTTTAAACCCGAACAAGTCGTCTGGTACTTTATTGCCTTAGCCGTCGGTTACCATGGATTTTTGAATCTGATCCAACCCCATTGGCGGGCTTGGATGGGCTCGATTGTCCCTGAGCGCCGCCGCGGTGCTTTTTTTGCTGCGCGTACCCGACTGACAATGGGCGCATCGCTTAGCGTGTTCTTTATCGGCGGCGGTATTCTGACCTATACCGACTCGCTACAAATGGCTTGGCTGGGTTTTACCTTGCTCTTTTCAATTGCGGCCATGGGGCGGTTTGTCTCAGCATGGCTATTACTGCAAATGCACGACCCCGATCCAAGGGAGCCGAAACAGCGGGGTGTTTTTGTTCAATCCATCAGTCACTTTCGCGAAGCATGGAAGGATAAAACCTTTCGCCAGTACAGCTTATTCGTCGCCGGTATGCAGGCCATGGTGGCGATTTCGGCGCCGTTTTTTGCAGTGTATATGTTGGAAGATTTAAAATTTACTTACATCGAATTTGTCGTGGCGAGTGTCGCATCGATTGCGACTCAGTTTGTTACCCTGAGATTCTGGGGGCGCTTTAGCGATCAATTCGGTAATCGCTTAGTCATGATCATTACCAGTTGTATGATCCCAAGCTTGCCGCTGCTGTGGCTGTTTTCGGATAACTATCTGTATATATTGCTGATCCAAGCTTTTTCAGGCCTTGCGTGGAGTGGCTTTACCCTAAGCACGGCTAACTATTTATACGATATTCGTCCTTTTCGCAGTGACTTTGCGACCTATGCGGCACTGCAGGCGGCGTTGAGCGCGGGATTGGTGTTTTGTGGTGCTATGTTGGGTGGCGCTATTGCCTCCCATGCGGCGGCGTTTTTGCTATGGTCAGGTTGGAATACTTGGTTAAGCAGCCCGATTTTTGTGGTGTTTTTGGTATCGACCTTTCTGCGGGCCTTGGTCACCCTGTGGTTTATTCCACGTTCGGTCGAACCCAAAGTGCGCCCTAGGCCGCAGCTACTGCAGCTTATCTTCCGTATTCGCGGATTTAATGCGATATCAGGTGTGAGCCTCGATTGGTTAACTGTGGTGAAGCGTCGAAATAACCCTGATTAG
- a CDS encoding aminoglycoside phosphotransferase family protein, with translation MINLIRQSVLPHFGIEAEEAKISALGNGHINDTLLVRWPAGELVLQRINTQVFKTPQALVSNADKISHHLCTKALAQQYGLQVISPCLTQEGELAIDLGDKGFWRAISYLPHSLSIEVVKSEAEAEMAAKAFGHFACALSDFDATQLEDVIPQFHHLPGRMAMLKEAVAKDRANRLASCREWVDFAFSQQSLLDELAEVSPQLPLRICHNDTKINNMLFDKRDMSSMAVIDLDTCMKGHLMYDFGDMVRTFCSPEAEDSTALDNVKVRQSIFAAICRGYLSELGDTLTAIEKDSLWLGARVICLMIGVRFLTDYLNGDVYFHVHREGHNLDRAANQFTLYQSLLDQQVQLKACF, from the coding sequence GTGATTAACCTCATCAGGCAGTCGGTGTTGCCGCACTTTGGAATTGAGGCTGAGGAGGCAAAAATCTCCGCCTTAGGTAATGGACATATCAATGACACCCTTTTGGTGCGTTGGCCCGCGGGTGAGCTGGTATTACAGCGTATTAACACCCAAGTGTTTAAGACTCCGCAGGCATTGGTCAGTAATGCCGACAAAATCAGTCATCACCTTTGCACCAAGGCGCTGGCGCAACAATATGGTTTGCAGGTGATAAGCCCATGCCTAACCCAAGAGGGTGAGCTGGCAATCGATTTAGGTGACAAAGGATTTTGGAGGGCGATTAGTTACTTGCCCCATAGTCTGAGTATCGAGGTTGTAAAATCTGAAGCCGAGGCCGAAATGGCTGCCAAGGCGTTTGGGCATTTCGCCTGCGCCTTAAGTGATTTTGATGCGACTCAGCTTGAGGATGTAATCCCTCAGTTCCATCATCTTCCAGGTCGTATGGCCATGTTAAAGGAGGCTGTTGCTAAGGACCGTGCCAATCGCCTCGCGAGTTGTCGTGAGTGGGTTGATTTTGCGTTTTCCCAGCAAAGTCTGCTCGATGAGCTGGCCGAAGTATCGCCCCAGTTACCACTACGCATTTGCCATAACGACACTAAAATCAATAATATGCTTTTCGATAAGCGGGATATGTCTAGCATGGCGGTGATCGACCTCGATACCTGCATGAAGGGTCATTTAATGTATGACTTTGGCGATATGGTCAGAACTTTCTGCTCGCCAGAGGCTGAAGACTCAACTGCGCTGGATAACGTGAAGGTGCGCCAGTCCATCTTTGCGGCCATTTGCCGCGGTTATTTGAGTGAATTAGGTGACACTCTAACGGCGATTGAAAAGGACAGTTTGTGGTTAGGTGCACGGGTGATTTGCCTGATGATTGGAGTGCGTTTTTTAACGGATTACCTTAACGGCGATGTGTATTTCCATGTTCATCGTGAAGGCCATAATCTGGACCGCGCAGCCAATCAATTTACCCTATATCAGAGCCTGCTCGATCAGCAAGTACAGCTTAAAGCCTGTTTTTAA
- a CDS encoding nucleotidyltransferase family protein produces MNTDLTLVIMAAGLGRRFGGDKQLAPLGPAGEPMLVLSIRSAIACGFTRTVIVIRPELEMQFSVVLAYFIPNAKVHFCYQSMMDVPEGCGGLVGLQRTKPWGTAHALWSARHLVSGPMAVINADDFYGEGAFARLAAGLKTSPNEWMMVAYPIALTLSEHGGVNRGVCQVADNRLQSVQEWLNIHWRNNELVGEGPKEMTRLDAHSLVSMTCWGFSPSIFDVIKRELAAFIGQQGPQSQAECYLPAVVQAAIEQGEPVSVSVASEPWLGVTYPKDTVWVKQQLLELLGD; encoded by the coding sequence ATGAATACAGATTTGACTTTAGTCATCATGGCAGCAGGCCTAGGTCGTCGTTTCGGTGGCGATAAGCAACTTGCACCGCTTGGCCCTGCGGGTGAGCCTATGTTGGTGTTATCCATTCGCTCTGCTATCGCCTGTGGCTTTACGCGGACGGTTATTGTCATTCGTCCCGAATTAGAGATGCAGTTCTCAGTTGTATTAGCGTATTTTATCCCAAATGCGAAGGTGCACTTTTGCTATCAGTCGATGATGGATGTACCAGAAGGTTGCGGTGGCTTGGTTGGCTTACAACGCACTAAACCTTGGGGAACGGCCCACGCCCTATGGAGTGCAAGGCACTTAGTGTCGGGGCCTATGGCGGTGATCAATGCCGATGATTTTTATGGAGAAGGGGCTTTTGCACGTTTAGCTGCTGGACTTAAGACAAGCCCGAATGAGTGGATGATGGTTGCCTACCCAATAGCTTTAACTTTGAGTGAGCATGGTGGGGTGAATCGCGGAGTCTGCCAAGTTGCCGATAATCGTCTGCAGTCCGTACAAGAGTGGCTAAATATCCATTGGCGAAATAATGAATTAGTGGGTGAAGGACCGAAGGAAATGACGCGACTCGATGCGCACTCTTTGGTGTCTATGACCTGTTGGGGCTTCTCCCCAAGCATATTTGATGTTATTAAACGTGAATTAGCGGCATTTATCGGACAACAGGGGCCGCAATCCCAAGCCGAATGTTATTTACCTGCAGTGGTGCAGGCGGCAATAGAGCAGGGCGAGCCCGTATCTGTTAGTGTGGCCAGCGAGCCTTGGCTCGGTGTGACCTATCCAAAGGATACTGTCTGGGTAAAACAGCAATTATTGGAGTTATTGGGTGATTAA